A single Amphiura filiformis unplaced genomic scaffold, Afil_fr2py scaffold_62, whole genome shotgun sequence DNA region contains:
- the LOC140144540 gene encoding small ribosomal subunit protein eS4-like yields the protein MARGPRKHLKRLNAPKHWMLDKLTGTFAPRPSTGPHRLRECLPLILFLRNRLKYALTYQETKKIVMQRLIKIDGKVRTDIGYPAGFMDVITIDKTGENFRLIYDVKGRFTIHRISNDEAKYKLCKVRKVWSGAKGVPHLSTSDARTIRYPDPIIRVHDTVKVDIATGKITDYIKFDSGNLCMITGGRNLGRVGLVTHRERHPGSFDIVHVKDSTGHMFATRMSNVFIIGKGSKCLVSLPKGKGIRLTIAEERDRRIATRS from the exons GCTCCAAGACCTTCAACCGGTCCCCACAGGCTGCGAGAATGCCTCCCACTCATCCTCTTCTTGCGTAACCGCCTGAAGTACGCCCTCACCTACCAGGAAACCAAGAAGATTGTCATGCAGCGTCTCATCAAGATTGACGGCAAGGTGCGCACCGACATCGGCTATCCAGCTGGTTTCATGG ATGTGATCACCATTGACAAGACTGGCGAGAACTTCCGTCTCATCTACGACGTGAAGGGACGTTTCACAATCCATAGAATAAGCAACGACGAGGCCAAG TATAAGCTGTGCAAGGTCCGCAAGGTGTGGTCCGGCGCCAAAGGAGTGCCCCATCTGAGCACCAGTGATGCCCGCACCATCCGCTACCCAGATCCCATCATCAGAGTTCATGACACCGTCAAGGTGGACATTGCTACCGGCAAAATCACAGACTACATCAAATTTGACAGTG GCAATTTGTGCATGATCACAGGTGGGCGTAACTTGGGGCGTGTGGGTCTTGTCACCCACCGTGAACGTCACCCCGGATCCTTCGACATTGTACACGTCAAAGATTCCACAG GCCACATGTTCGCCACTCGTATGTCCAACGTGTTCATCATCGGCAAGGGCAGCAAGTGTTTGGTTTCACTACCAAAGGGTAAGGGTATCCGTCTGACCATCGCAGAGGAACGTGATCGCAGAATCGCAACACGCTCATAG